CATgaggggatggggaggaaggtatgagtgatagttgactagccatgggggggatggggaggaaggtatgagtgatagttgactagccatgggggggatggggaggaaggtttgagtgatagttgactagaCATGGTggggatggggaggaaggtatgagtgatagttgactagccatggggggtggggggtggggaggaaggtatgagtgatagttgactagccatgggggggatggggaggaaggtatgagtgatagttgactagccatgggggggatggggaggaaggtatgagtgatagttgactagccatggggggatggtgagagcagtgtgagtgatagttgactagccatggggggatggggaggaaggtaTGAGTAATAGTTGACTAGTCATgaggggatggggaggaaggtatgagtgatagttgactagccatgggggatggggaggaaggtatgagtgatagttgactagccatgggggggatggggaggaaggtatgagtgatagttgactagccatgggggggatggggaggaaggtatgagtgatagttgactagccatgggggggatggggaggacggtatgagtgatagttgactagccatggggggatggtgagagcagtgtgagtgatagttgactagccatggggggatgggaggaaggtatgagtgatagttgactagcgatgggggggatggggaggaaggtatgagtgatagttgactagccatgggGGGTGGTGAGAGTAGTgtgagtgatagttgactagtcatggagggatggtgagagcagtgtgagtgatagttgactagccatggggggatggggaggaaggtatgagtgatagttgactagccatggggggatggggaggaaggtatgagtgatagttgactagccatggggggacagggaggaaggtaatgagtgatagttgactagtCATGGGGGGGACGGGGAGGAAGgtatgagtgatagttgactagccatggggaatggggaggaaggtatgagtgatagttgactagccatgggggggacggggaggaaggtatgagtgatagttgactagccatggggggatggggaggaaggtatgagtgatagttgactagccatgggggggatggggaggaaggtaTAAGGgatagttgactagccatgggggacggggaggaaggtatgagtgatagttgactagccatggggggatggggaggaaagtatgagtgatagttgactagccatgggggggatggggagggaggtatgagtgatagttgactagccatgTCAAAGTGCTCCACACCTGTTGGAGATGATTCGGATTTAAACCACTCCACATTTAGTTTATGTCCCAAATGGGCAATAGCCTATGAGTGTTTTGGCCCACTATGGCGGCCAAACATAGTGCGTCCTGGTCaacaatagtgcactacataggcaaTAGGGTAGCTATTAGGGTACTATTTTGGACATAACAAGTCAAAATATTGTCTTAATGTGTCTATATTCTGTGTGTAAATCTCCTgctgttctctcctcttctccagtgCTCCTTTCTGCCAAAGTTCTCCATTCATATAGAGACCAAGTATGAGGACCAACAAAGGCAGCAATGACAATGATCAGTATGGTTGTCTGTGcatggtcatggtgtgtgtctgtgtcatggggcatgtgtgtgtctgtgtcatggtccatggtgtgtggtcctgtgCACGTCAATGGTGTGTGGTCTGTGCAGTGGtccatggtgtgtgtctgtgcaacggtcatgtgtgtgtgcgggtgcatggtcatgtgtgttgtctgtgcatggtcatggtgtgtgtcggtgcatggtcatggtgtgtgtctgtgcagtGGTCATGGTGTTGTGTCTGTTGCACGGTCATGGTGTGTTTCGTGCAtgtcatgtgtgtgtctgtgagtggtccATGGCGGGTGTCTGTGCATGGTCCatggttgtgtgtctgtgcatggtcCATGGTGGTGGTCTgtgagtgtgggcatgtgtgtgtcctgtgcgtaagtcatggtgtgtggtcctgtgCGTGGTCATGTTGTGTGGTCTGTGCATGGTCAATGTGGTGTCCTTGCgggtcatggtgtgtgtctgtgcgtggtcatggtgtgtgcctgtgagtggtcatggtgtgtgtctgtgagtggtcatggtgtgtgtctgtgagtggtcatggtgtgtgtctgtgagtggtcatggtgtgtgtctgtgagtggtcatggtgtgtgtctgtgagtgtcatggtgtgtgtctgtgagtggtcatggtgtttgtctgtgagtggtcatggtgtgtgtctgtgactggtcatggtgtgtgtctgtgactggtcatggtgtgtgtctgtgagtggtcatggtgtgtgtctgtgactggtcatggtgtgtgtctgtgagtggtcatggtgtgtgtctgtgagtggtcatggtggtgtctgtgagtggtcatggtgtgtgtctgtgagtggtcatggtgtgtgtctgtgagtggtcatggtgtgtgtctgtgagtggtcaTGGTGTATGTCTGTGagtggtcatggtgtgtgtctgtgagtggtcatggtgtgtgtctgtgagtggtcatggtgtgtgtctgtgagtggtcatggtgtgtgtcctgtgagtggtcatggtgtgtgtctgtgagtggtcaTGGTGTGCGCACTTGAATGCCACATACAACATTCAGTCCCATCTTTTTCTTTCACTTCTAAACGAGTGGATGGAGTCAGAACAGGGGGATGCTGGGATGAATAAGAACACTGGTCTAATATATTCACGATGCCCCAACCAACTCATCAGAATGCACGTTTATTTCATTGGCTAGCCTCTCCCTCACTAAAATCAGTGAGATTACCATTCAGTCTGCGGGCTtcagggcccatattcataaagcatctttattaggagtgctgatctaggatcaggttccccttGTTCAAGTCAAaaactggtcctagatcagcactccaactATGAGAGGCTTTATTAATATGGGCCCAGGCCTCCGAGTCAAGTGGAAGTGGTTCTTTCTCCAGCCTTTCAATGTGGAGCATATCAAATCGAGTTGGATATAGGTTTAtccgttggggcggcaggtagcctagtggttagagcattgggccagtaaccgaaaggttgctagatcgaatccctgagctgacaaggtaaaaatctgtcattctgcccctaaacaaggtagttaacccactgttcctaggctgtcattgtaaataagaatttgttcttaactgacttgcctagttaaataaaatatggaTAACTGTGGTCTGTGTGTTAGGAGAGGGTGATAGGAGAGTTTATATTGTATACCTCTGTGTTAGGAGAGTTTATATTGTATACCTCTTAGTTAGGAGAGGGTGATAGGAGAGTTTATATCGTATACCTCTGTGTTAGGAGAGTTTATATCGTATACCTCTGTGATAGGAGAGTTTATATCGTATACCTCTGTGTTAGGAGAGTTTATATCGTATACCTCTGTGATAGGAGAGTTTATATCGTATACCTCTGTGTTAGGAGAGTTTATATCGTATACCTCTGTGATAGGAGAGTTTATATTGTATACCTCTGTGTTAGGAGAGTTTATATCGTATACCTCTGTGTTAGGAGAGTTTATTCGGTATAACCTCGGTGTTAGGAGAGGTATATCGTATACTCTGTGTTAGAGAGTTTATATCGTATAACCTCTGTGATAGGAGAGTTTATATCGTATACCTCTGTGATAGGAGAGTTTATATCGTATACCTCTGTGTTAGGAGAGTTTATATCGTATACCTCTGTGTTAGGAGAGTTTATATCGTATACCTCTGTTTAGGAGAGTTTATATCGTATACCTCTGTGTTAGGAGAGTTTATATCGTAACCTCTGTGTTAGGAGAGTTTATATCGTATACCTCTGTGATAGGAGAGTTTTTATATCGTATACCTCTGTGTTAGGAGAGTTTATATCGATACCTCTGTGTTAGGAGAGTTTATATCGTATACCTCTGTGTTAGGAGAGTTTATATCGTATACCTCTGTGTTTAGGAGAGTTTCAATAATGCATTATCTTGGTTGGGTTTGCTATCAGATGCCCATtgcttcatgttacacaatgggTTTACTCATAACTCATCCCCCTTCTTCTGGTTTGAAGGACATGTCAAGGACATCCTTAGTACACCATATCTGCATCTCAAATGAcaatctattccctatatagtgcactacttttgaccagagccctgcactgcataggcaatagggtgccatttgagatgtagACAACAGTTGTTTTCAGCCGTGTTCGCCTGCTGCATCTTCTCTTTGTGAGAGTTGGTATGTCAGGGAGAAAGGGATGATTGCCTACAGCTCCTTGGCTACATATTTGAATTCCCTACAGTATGAAGGACTGATATCCAGACAACCAGAGTTGAGAGAAGGGGGAGTAAGATAGAAAGGAAATAAGATATAGGGAGAtattgtgtgtatctgtctgcatgtctgatCCAGTCCGTTCAACAAGGACTGTTGCTTCTTGTTCCTGTCACCACTGATCCTCATTTCCTGGTGGGGGACACATTCACATTACCATTCCACAACATTTACATGATGTCATATCATAAAAGTGATCTTGTCTgtcctgggtcgtgttcattaggacaTAACGCAAACCCTTTCAAAACGTTGTGCTATAGACAAAAGAaaagtttcttattggacatTTCCAGGtaatccctccctgtttcagctgATTTTCTTGTGTTTGGTGCAAAACGAACACGACCCTGACTTCATTCCTGAGACTAAAGTATGTATTTGCTGAATTTTAAATTCATCCCATCAATACCTCAATTTCCCAAGGCTTACTTCCTCTACTCTCAAAGACATCATTATTCAGTTCAGTTTTTCATCCTCTCAGTCTACTTATCATGCAAAGGTTGGTAGATGAATATACATTGATGTCAGTAATGGATGGATTTTTGTCTGGATTATTCAACTATTTCAAGGAGGTTATTACTGCACcagctctgcctctgtctctcctgtttcTTTCTCCCTGCTAAATGAGCTAAATGTATCCTCCGGGCGAAAGCACCTGTCACCTGACGAGGTCTAATGGCTTTAATGGGGAAAGGAGTAAAGCATTCATAACTGTTAAAAGCCTCGCTTTCCCCCTTCAAACAATGTGATTCTCTATATGATTGGCAGCTCTGGCCGATCAGTATCATGAAATGTTCGCTCGCTCAACTTATCCAAACATCAGAGCTCCACCTAGTGGCTGCTGTGGGAATGACCGTTGATTAAGCTTCACTCCTAAGATCACTGATATACATCTACATAGAtaaggtgtggctgaaatacaaCGTCCTCATCATGGAGAACAGTTGattatgttctctctctttctctctctctctctctctctctagaatgACATGCCCATCTCTTTTCTCTATCCCTCAGATCTTTGACAGCGAGCCCaaaggggaggaggagatagaggtgtGCTTAGTGGATATCGCCTACGACGAGATCCCAGATCGCTACTACAAGGAGTCTGAGGTGAGGAGGTCAAAGGTTAGAAGTCAAGGGTTAGGAATCCCAAGTCACTGTTTCAGCAGCAGTGGACTTCGACAGTCACAATTCTCCATCGTTTTCCAGTACAAGTGTGTACTTGTACACTCACCGGCATGGATTTAAAACCATATGATTGGTGTAAGCATTGGCTGGCATGAGTTTCTACCATTGTTAAACCCATGTTAGAAAGTGTGGAAGTGTACTTTTTGGGAGGAGTGGGGGGGTGAGCTCTGGGTGCTAGCAACCTGGTCGTTTCACAAAGTCAGAAAAAGTGTAAGAGTCTGATAACAAAATATCTAAGATAATACAGTCTTAGAAAAACTgcactatctagaacctaaacggGTTCTTTGGCtgaccccataggagaaccctttgaagaaccctttttttggttccagatagaactaCTTTGGTTCTAGGTTGAAcccttctacctggaaccaaaaaggggttttctatggggacagccgaaaacccttttggaacccttttttctaagagtgtatacaaATCCCCATTTCTCTCATATCTCATTTGCTCATTTCTCCTCTCAGCCCTGATGGTCAGCTAGCTGATAgtttcatcagagagagagacctctagCTGGTCATATCTCCCCTCTCAGCCCTGAGGGTCAGCTAGCTGCTAGTTTTATCAGAGAGAGACCTCTAGCTGGTCATATCTCCCCTCTCAGCCCTGAGGGTCAGCTAGCTGCTAgtttcatcagagagagagacctctagCTGGTCATATCTCCCCTCTCAGCCCTGAGGGTCAGCTAGCTGCTAgtttcatcagagagagagacctctagCTGGTCATATCTCCCCTCTCAGCCCTGAGGGTCAGCTAGCTGCTAGTTTTATCAGAGAGAGACCTCTAGCTGGTCATATCTCCCCTCTCAGCCCTGATGGTCAGCTAGCTGATAgtttcatcagagagagagacctctagCTGGTCATATCTCCCCTCTCAGCCCTGAGGGTCAGCTAGCTGCTAGTTTTATCAGAGAGAGACCTCTAGCTGGTCATATCTCCCCTCTCAGCCCTGAGGGTCAGCTAGCTGCTAgtttcatcagagagagagacctctagCTGGTCTTGGCTGCCATTAACCATGTTCACTGCTGTGTCCCTGCTCTCCTACACGTTCCATTCTTTTCTCTTCATAGGCCTCAGGGAGGTTTGAtgtagggatggatggagggaagggggtggaggaatggaggaatacaCGGCGTTATCTTCCTCAAACAGCCTCTTAAAGCTTCTCACTCCTCTGATCACCAACTGGCTATCTGCCTCtccatacgtgtgtgtgtgtagggggggggggctctaatACCATGTCTGTTATTAGAGTCAGGGGGACAGCAATGGATCTGTCTTTTATGTTTGACCAAAGGACGGGGATTGATGCCCTAGCCACCAGATGCTTTTTCCTGGAATACAATACAATGTCAACCAGCCTATTTAAgtatatttgatttgatctgagcCATTTTTAGATCCCTGATACCTGCTGTGTTCAGGAGAGCAGAGACTTAGTCTTATATGTTGCCAACTGCAGTAACGTTTCACTTGTCATTGTTCAAATGTAAGTACAAAGAGATGATTTtgacagatggtcatactattaCATTAAGCTAGGGCTGCACAATTCTGGTAAATTTCCACAAATTCTCatattttccagaaatcctggttggaatattcctggaatcaggagggaataaacaaataaattggaatattccaaccaggatttacagaaacctgggaattttgggaaagttgctggaattttgcaacccaaaTTCACATTATACCAGAAcaatgatatacagttgaagtcggtagtttacatacaccttagccaaatacatttaaactcagtttttcacaatgacatttaatcctaataaaaattccctttcttacGTCAGATAGGATcatcattttattttaagaatgtgaaatgtcagaataatagtagagagaatgatttatttcatcacattcccagtgggtcagaagtttacatacactccattagtatttggtagcattgcctttaaattgtttaacttgggtcaaacgtttcaggcatccttccacaagcttcccacaataagttgggtgaattttggcccattcctcctgacagggctggtgtaactgagtcaggtttgtaggccttcttgcccacacacgctttttcagttctgctcacacattttatataggattgagttcagggctttgtgatggccactccaataccttgactttgttgtccttaagccattttgccacaactttgtaagtatacttggggtcattgtccatttggaagacccatttgcaaccaagctttaacttcttgactgatgtcttgagatgttgcttcaatatatccacataattttcctttctcatgatgaCAACCTGCTAGGTTAATTATCCTATCCTGCTgcataagttctcctaacctgctacataaaGTCAATTCTGTTCGTAACTGTATACCATCTAGTCCCAGAGTTCTCTCCTGGTAAGGTCACATGATCAAGAAGCACCTGAAAAGCAGACTGTGCACATAACATAGCTTatacaccccaccccacccccctccacacacacacacacactcacctctgaCCCAACCTAACCAAACGTTATAACGCGTCTCATCTGCAATCACGTAAAGTGCCTCCAgttttctcgtgtgtgtgtgtgtttctgtgtgtgtgcgtgtttctatgtgtgtgtgtctttctgtgtgcatgcgtgtgagaCGCATCCCTTCTCACCATCCCAACACCGAGACACCTGACCTTGCTAATGAGCATTACAGTATAATGAGTCCCCAGGGAAGTGCGATTAATTCATGCGTAATGGGTACTGTTTGTAATGAGAACCCGCCCCAGCGGGCTGCTCCAGGCTGAGCTCTCCATGAGACTTGTACCCACCTGGTACCTACCATCCATTCTGCTGGACTGCTGGACAAAGAAACATGGTTCATTCATACTTGTCAGGATGTTTACTGCAAAACTCATTGGGTCAGGAATTGAATTGCATTCCTGTATAGAGACAAAACAATGAGGTGAGACAGTGGCACTAAGCCCATGAGGTATGtgaaagttatattcttcaatgtCACTATGTCAAAAGATGTCCAACATTGGATGTACCAATCCCGGTCTGTAGCTTTAATACTGTCCATACTGTGTTTCCATGGTTCCCTGTAGGACTTGCGGTACTTTAAATCAGAGAAGACAGACCGGGGTGTTCTGCAGGAGGGCTGGATCGACAACCAGGAACCCATCATGTGCTCCTACAAACTGGTGACAGTCAAGTTCGAGGTGTGGGGTCTTCAGACACGGGTGGAGCAGTTTGTACACAAGGTCAGTCCAGTTATGTCCACCCACCATTTCTGTATTCACACACACAATTCAATTTAGCCCCCTCCACCCCTACCTATACCCCTGTTCCCCCTCTGAGCTGTCCCTCTCCTTGCCTAAGGGTCTCTTTCcctaacatcacacacacagcattaCTCATACAGGGACACACATGGCTAACATTAACTGGTGGAAGAAAGACAGAGAACAACTCTTAAAGTTCATCCTCTCTGACTCATCCTCTCTGACTCACTAAGTCTTCTAacctcctttcctctctgactCATCCTCTCTGACTCACTAAGTCTTCTAacctcctttcctctctgactCATCCTCTCTGACTCACTAAGTCTTCTAacctcctttcctctctgactCATCCTCTCTGACTCACTAAGTCTTCTAacctcctttcctctctgactCATCCTCTCTGACTCACTAAGTCTTCTAacctcctttcctctctgactCATCCTCTCTCACTCACTAAATCTTCTAacctcctttcctctctgactCATCCTCTCTGACTCACTAAGTCTTCTAGCTTCCTTTCCTCTCTGACTCATCCTCTCTGACTCACTAAGTCTTCTAGCTTCCTTTCCTCTCTGACTCACCTGTCCTCTCACTAAGTCTTCTAGCTTATTTTCCTCTCTGACTCACTAAGTCTTCTAGCTTCCTTTCCTCTCTGACTCATCTGTCCTCTCACTAAGTCTTctaccttcctttcctctctgacGCACCTGTCCTCTCACTAAGTCTTCTAGCTTCCTTTCCTCTCTGACTCACCTGTCCTCTCACTAAGTCTTCTAacctcctttcctctctgactCACTAAGTCTTCTAacctcctttcctctctgactCACTAAGTCTTCTAACTTCCTTTCCTCTCTGACTCACCTGTCCTCTCACTAAGTCTTCTAGCTTCCTTTCCTCTCTGACTCATCTGTCCTCTCACTAAGTCTTctaccttcctttcctctctgacTCACCTGTCCTCTCACTAAGTCTTCTAGCTTCCTTTCCTCTCTGATGCACCTGTCCTCTCACTAAGTCTTCTAACTTCCTTTCCTCTCTGACTCACCTGTCCTCTCACTAAGTCTTCTAacctcctttcctctctgacCCACTAAGTCTTCTAacctcctttcctctctgactCACTAAGTCTTCTAACTTCCTTTCCTCTCTGACTCACCTGTCCTCTCACTAAGTCTTTTAGCTTCCTTTCCTCTCTGACTCACCTGTCCTCTCACTAAGTCTTCTAACCTCCTTTCCTGTCCacccttctttctccctccctccctccctccctccctccctccctccctccctccctccctccctccctccctccctccctccctccctccctccctccctccctccctccctccctccctccctcactcactcactcactcactcactcactcactcactcctcactcactcactcactcactcactcactcactcactcactccctctctttctcactctccctctttaccttccttgtccttctctctccatcctcaggTTATCCGTGACGTCCTGCTCCTAGGACACAGACAAGCCTTTGCCTGGGTGGATGAGTGGATTGGTGAGTTTGCATCTTGTCTCTGTCCCAGTTAGTTGACATGTACGCTCAGATGTGAGCTAGCTTGTttatactgtgtgtatgtatatattattattattattacattttttaaatgtatatttcaTAGTATTTGTATTTTAGTGAGTaagaagatggagagggagggagatgcagACTAGTGCTGGGGCCAGGATTCTTACCCACACTGAGGGGTGACGTGTATGTGCTGCAGTGGCCCAGTTACCTGCTAGACCAGCCTCTGGCGCATAACCACTATCTACTTCTATGTGACCATGATCTTCACTCTGCCTAATGTAGGACCTGGGCCATGGCACAAAGCACTGCTACTATCTATTATCTGTATATTTGAGTTTGTGTTCATTTGTCTGTTTCCTGAAAGCTATCTCAAAATGTCAGTAACTCATCTATACAAGCATTGATTTGTGTTAATAACCATTATTTTGTATGAGGTTTTTAGTCTGAGAATTTCTTGTCTTCAGTGTTTCATTGATTTACTTCACTGTTTCAACATGAGCAAACGGCTTATAAAATGGATCTGTGTGGCC
This Oncorhynchus kisutch isolate 150728-3 unplaced genomic scaffold, Okis_V2 scaffold2150, whole genome shotgun sequence DNA region includes the following protein-coding sequences:
- the LOC116369305 gene encoding cytoplasmic phosphatidylinositol transfer protein 1, which codes for MTCPSLFSIPQIFDSEPKGEEEIEVCLVDIAYDEIPDRYYKESEDLRYFKSEKTDRGVLQEGWIDNQEPIMCSYKLVTVKFEVWGLQTRVEQFVHKVIRDVLLLGHRQAFAWVDEWIEMTMDEVREYERATQEATNRKIGPFPPSISITETPLASVARNGPSSAPSTPLSTEPPEYLSVPKDRPRKKSAPETLTLPDPNRRDSGFRLASIFSWGSTPSPQPE